CTTTGTCCTGCTTTTATAGGGTGTCCTAATGTGATCAATGCACGCTCTAAAGCACCTAATACAGCTAGAAGGTCGTTAGAGGATACTGATCCCATGTGTCCTATTCTAAAATAAGTTGCTTTTAATTCGGGGAGTAGTCCTCCTGCTATTATAACAGCATTAGCACTCATTTGTGTGCTTAAATCAGCCCCATTTATGCCTTTTGGATAGTAAATAGCGGTTAAGGTATTGGCTGCGGTAGTATTTGTTTTAGGTAATATATCTAGGTCTAAAGCTGCTATTCCTGCTCTAAATGCTTTCGCTAAATTGTGATGACGTTGTATGCGCTGGTCTATGCCTTCAGCACAAATAATTTTGAGACTAACTTCTAGGGCTACAATTAAATTGACTGCTGGTGTGCCAAAATAGGACGGTTTTCGTGCTTCGTAAGCATGCATTATTGGTAACCAATTGCTGAAATCTGCATAGTAATTAGGGACAGGTGTTTTTCTGTTTTCCCAGACGTGCATCGCTTTTTCCGAAGCCATTAGAAGGGCTAGTCCTGGTGGTACACCAATAGCTTTTTGAGAAGCGGTTAATACAATGTCAAGACCCCATTCGTCTTGATGTATTGCTTCACCCGCGACTGAGCAAACCCCATCTAAAACACTTAAGGTGTTGTATTTAGCAGCTAATTGTGCAATGGGTTTAGGATCTGTTAGTAAACCTGTCGAGGTATCTACATGTGTAATGGTTAGTGCTTTGTATGGTTTGCTTTTAAGTTCTTTTTCAATCGTTTCAAGAGAGACCAATTCGCCTAAAGGCGCTTCTAATAAGGTTGTTTTTGCGCCATAGCGTTCTGCAATAGCTTTAAAACGATTCCCAAAATAGCCAGAAGCGATTATTAACACATGATCACCCTGTTCTATAAGGTTGGCGGCTGCCATATCCATGGCTAATGTCCCTGTTCCTGCGACAATAAATGGCTGTCCTTTTGGAGCCTTCCAAACATCGCGCATTAATTCCAAACTAGTTCCAAAAACGTTTATAAAATCTGGTGAGACATGACTGGTGGTTGGTATGCTCATAGCGAGTAATACGTCTGGTTCAAATTCTATAGGACCAGGAATCATAAGTAGTTTTCTGCCTTTCATTACTTTATTATTTAATTAAATAGTGTTTGCTTATTAGTACACCATCTAAATCTACATAAATATAGTGTTTTGGTATAAAAATAACGCCTCCAAATGTAATTGAGATAGTGCTATGTCCACTATTTTGTTTAATACTTTTTACTGGCGAAGTGTTTAAAGCTTTTATTCCGATGTCCATTGTGTTAATTAGGGCGCTATCGCGAATACAGCCGTTAACCACAATACCATTCCAATTATTCTGAATAGCCAAAGCAGCTAATTGATCCCCAATTAAAGCACATCGTAAGGAAGCGCCACCGTCTATGACAAGGACTTGGTCCGTTCCGTCGGATTCTAATTGTTTTCTGACTAGCGTATTATCTTCAAATACTTTCAGGGTTTTTATTTGTCCTGAAAATGCTGATTTGGATCCATAAGATTTAAAAATAGGAGCAACACAGGTAAGGTGTTCGTGGTGGTCGTCCCACAGGTCTGCTGTTGTAAACATAGTATTAACAATTGAGATGTTACATGACATTTTAATTAAAATAAGGCAACAAATACGTCTGTTGCCCTATTTTAAGAATGATAGCTTATTTGTCTAAAACCAGTTCTGGTTTTGTCGTATTTGTTTTGCTTTCAAATTGATTAGAGGTGTTGTTTTCTCCACCTGCTTTTAAGGCTTTATCACCTGCGAAAAATGTTTTGTGATCATCTCCAAGGTCAGAACCAGCCATTCTTTGATGTTTTACACAAGACACGCCTTTACGGATTTCTTCTCTTTGC
This portion of the Olleya sp. Bg11-27 genome encodes:
- the rraA gene encoding ribonuclease E activity regulator RraA produces the protein MFTTADLWDDHHEHLTCVAPIFKSYGSKSAFSGQIKTLKVFEDNTLVRKQLESDGTDQVLVIDGGASLRCALIGDQLAALAIQNNWNGIVVNGCIRDSALINTMDIGIKALNTSPVKSIKQNSGHSTISITFGGVIFIPKHYIYVDLDGVLISKHYLIK
- a CDS encoding pyridoxal-phosphate-dependent aminotransferase family protein, which produces MKGRKLLMIPGPIEFEPDVLLAMSIPTTSHVSPDFINVFGTSLELMRDVWKAPKGQPFIVAGTGTLAMDMAAANLIEQGDHVLIIASGYFGNRFKAIAERYGAKTTLLEAPLGELVSLETIEKELKSKPYKALTITHVDTSTGLLTDPKPIAQLAAKYNTLSVLDGVCSVAGEAIHQDEWGLDIVLTASQKAIGVPPGLALLMASEKAMHVWENRKTPVPNYYADFSNWLPIMHAYEARKPSYFGTPAVNLIVALEVSLKIICAEGIDQRIQRHHNLAKAFRAGIAALDLDILPKTNTTAANTLTAIYYPKGINGADLSTQMSANAVIIAGGLLPELKATYFRIGHMGSVSSNDLLAVLGALERALITLGHPIKAGQSLQTFQETLLKNHR